A single genomic interval of Deltaproteobacteria bacterium HGW-Deltaproteobacteria-4 harbors:
- the dnaJ gene encoding molecular chaperone DnaJ, which yields MAEKRDYYEILEVNKNASETEIKKAYRKLAIKYHPDKNPGDKAAEDKFKELTEAYSVLSDAQKRAAYDQYGHAGVESQGGGYSGGAGFEDIFGDIFGDIFGGGGQRGRSSNQRGQRGDDLRYNLKVTFDEAAFGTETKLQIPRQESCGTCSGSGAKKGTSAKTCNTCRGSGQVRFQQGFFTMARPCHECRGTGKIIESPCPDCRGTGRVRATHTLSLKIPAGVETGSRLKLSGEGESGVQGGPPGDLYVVIEVKPHAIFERQGQNVICEVPISFPQATLGCELEVPTLDGKVRMKVPAGTQSGKTLKLTGKGFPSLQGYGRGDQLVVLRVETPTKLTSRQRELLEEFSREGGESLCPSEKSFFDKVKKMFD from the coding sequence TTGGCAGAAAAACGCGATTATTACGAAATTCTCGAGGTGAACAAAAACGCCAGCGAGACCGAGATTAAAAAGGCTTACCGCAAGCTGGCGATCAAGTACCATCCGGATAAAAACCCGGGGGATAAGGCGGCGGAAGACAAGTTCAAGGAGCTGACGGAAGCCTATTCCGTTCTCTCTGACGCTCAGAAACGGGCCGCCTACGATCAGTATGGTCATGCCGGTGTCGAGTCCCAAGGGGGCGGTTACAGCGGCGGCGCCGGGTTTGAAGATATTTTTGGTGATATTTTCGGGGATATCTTCGGCGGTGGCGGCCAGCGCGGACGGAGTAGTAATCAGCGCGGTCAGCGTGGTGATGATCTTCGCTACAACCTCAAAGTCACCTTTGACGAAGCGGCTTTTGGCACCGAAACCAAGCTGCAGATCCCGCGGCAGGAGAGCTGTGGAACCTGTAGCGGCTCCGGAGCCAAAAAAGGGACGAGCGCCAAGACCTGCAACACCTGTCGCGGCAGCGGCCAGGTTCGCTTCCAGCAGGGTTTCTTCACCATGGCCCGGCCCTGCCATGAATGTCGCGGCACCGGTAAAATTATCGAATCGCCCTGTCCCGATTGCCGGGGCACCGGTCGGGTGCGCGCCACCCACACCCTGTCGCTGAAGATTCCCGCCGGCGTCGAGACCGGCAGCCGCCTCAAACTCAGCGGCGAAGGGGAGAGTGGCGTGCAGGGCGGCCCCCCCGGTGACCTGTATGTCGTCATTGAGGTTAAGCCCCATGCCATCTTCGAGCGGCAAGGGCAGAACGTTATCTGTGAAGTGCCGATCTCCTTTCCGCAGGCGACCCTCGGTTGCGAACTGGAGGTGCCGACCCTCGATGGCAAGGTGAGGATGAAAGTCCCGGCCGGTACCCAGTCAGGCAAGACGTTGAAACTCACGGGCAAGGGTTTCCCCAGTCTGCAGGGCTATGGGCGGGGCGATCAACTCGTCGTGCTGCGCGTCGAGACCCCGACCAAGTTAACCTCCCGGCAGCGGGAGTTGCTTGAGGAGTTCTCCCGTGAAGGGGGCGAGAGCCTTTGTCCCTCGGAAAAGAGCTTCTTTGACAAGGTCAAGAAGATGTTCGATTAA
- a CDS encoding molecular chaperone DnaK, translating into MSKVIGIDLGTTNSCVCVMEGGEPIVIANAEGARTTPSMIAFTESGERLVGQQAKRQAVTNPENTLFAIKRLIGRKYDTEAVQKDIKISPFHIIKADNGDAWIDVRGKKYSPPEISAMVLMKMKQTAEDYLGETVTDAVITVPAYFNDSQRQATKDAGKIAGLNVLRIINEPTAAALAYGLDKKKEEKIAVFDLGGGTFDVSILELGDGVFEVKSTNGDTFLGGEDFDQVIIDYVADEFKREQGINLRTDKMALQRLKEGAEKAKCELSSSMETEVNLPFITADATGPKHLLVKLTRAKLESICAGLLDQLVEPCKIALKDAGLTASEIDEVILVGGMTRMPAVQKRVQEIFGKAPSKGVNPDEVVAIGAAIQGGVLRGDVKDVLLLDVTPLSLGIETLGGVLTKLIEKNTTIPCKKSQVFSTASDNQPAVSVHVLQGEREFARDNKTLGNFELSGIVPAPRGVPQIEVTFDIDANGIVHVGAKDLGTGKEQSIRITSSSGLSKEEVEKMVRDAEAHADEDRKKREVIEARNHADGLVYSTEKALKEHGDKVDEATRAAIEAAIAEVKTAMEGEDAEAIKSKSEALAQSAHKLAEAMYAQEQAQSAGAEPEAEGGDEKVVEAEYEEVDKDKK; encoded by the coding sequence ATGTCTAAAGTTATCGGAATCGACCTCGGCACCACCAACTCGTGTGTCTGCGTCATGGAAGGCGGCGAGCCGATCGTCATTGCCAATGCCGAAGGGGCAAGAACCACCCCGTCGATGATCGCCTTTACCGAAAGCGGCGAACGTCTCGTCGGCCAGCAGGCCAAGCGCCAGGCAGTCACCAATCCGGAAAATACCCTCTTTGCCATCAAGCGGCTGATCGGCCGCAAGTACGATACCGAAGCGGTGCAGAAGGATATCAAGATCAGCCCCTTCCATATCATCAAGGCCGACAACGGCGATGCCTGGATCGATGTGCGCGGCAAGAAGTACAGCCCGCCGGAGATCTCGGCAATGGTCCTGATGAAGATGAAGCAGACCGCTGAAGATTACCTTGGCGAGACCGTCACCGACGCGGTCATCACCGTCCCCGCCTACTTCAACGATTCGCAGCGCCAGGCGACCAAGGATGCCGGTAAGATCGCCGGTCTCAATGTTCTGCGCATCATTAACGAGCCGACTGCTGCTGCCCTCGCTTACGGTCTCGATAAGAAGAAGGAAGAGAAGATCGCGGTCTTTGACCTTGGTGGCGGCACCTTTGACGTCTCGATCCTTGAACTCGGCGACGGCGTCTTCGAGGTCAAATCGACCAACGGCGACACCTTTCTTGGTGGCGAAGACTTTGACCAGGTGATCATCGATTATGTTGCCGACGAGTTCAAGCGCGAGCAGGGGATCAATCTGCGCACCGACAAGATGGCACTGCAGCGCTTGAAAGAAGGGGCGGAGAAGGCCAAGTGCGAACTCTCTTCGTCGATGGAGACCGAAGTCAATCTCCCCTTTATCACCGCCGATGCCACCGGTCCGAAGCATTTGCTCGTCAAATTGACCCGGGCCAAACTCGAAAGTATCTGTGCCGGCCTCCTCGACCAGCTCGTCGAGCCCTGCAAGATCGCCCTGAAAGATGCCGGGCTCACTGCCTCCGAGATCGATGAAGTCATCCTCGTCGGCGGCATGACCCGTATGCCGGCCGTGCAGAAACGCGTGCAGGAAATCTTCGGTAAAGCTCCGAGCAAGGGGGTCAATCCGGATGAAGTCGTCGCTATCGGCGCGGCGATTCAGGGCGGCGTCTTGCGCGGCGATGTCAAGGATGTTCTCCTCCTCGACGTCACCCCCCTCTCCCTTGGCATCGAGACCCTCGGCGGGGTTCTGACCAAGCTGATTGAGAAGAATACCACCATCCCTTGCAAGAAGAGCCAGGTCTTCTCGACCGCCTCGGATAATCAGCCGGCAGTCTCAGTGCATGTCCTCCAGGGAGAGCGCGAGTTTGCACGTGACAACAAAACTCTCGGCAACTTTGAGCTGAGCGGCATCGTTCCGGCGCCGCGTGGGGTTCCGCAGATCGAGGTCACCTTCGATATCGATGCCAATGGTATCGTCCATGTCGGGGCCAAGGATCTCGGCACCGGCAAGGAGCAGTCGATCCGTATTACTTCTTCCTCGGGGCTGTCCAAGGAAGAAGTCGAAAAGATGGTGCGCGACGCCGAGGCGCATGCCGACGAGGACCGCAAAAAGCGGGAAGTGATCGAGGCGCGCAACCATGCCGACGGCCTGGTCTATTCGACGGAGAAGGCGCTGAAAGAGCATGGCGACAAGGTCGATGAAGCGACCCGGGCAGCGATTGAAGCGGCGATTGCCGAAGTGAAGACCGCCATGGAAGGCGAAGACGCCGAAGCGATCAAGAGCAAGAGCGAAGCCCTGGCGCAGTCGGCGCACAAACTCGCTGAAGCGATGTATGCGCAGGAGCAGGCGCAGAGCGCCGGCGCCGAGCCAGAGGCCGAGGGCGGCGACGAGAAGGTCGTGGAAGCCGAATACGAAGAAGTCGATAAAGATAAGAAGTAA
- the hrcA gene encoding heat-inducible transcription repressor HrcA, with translation MTIAMNERSRKILEAIVEDYIASAEPVGSKSVSCRHQMGLSPATVRNVMADLEGMGYLASPHASAGRIPTDKGYRFYVDTLLQLRPLKAEERERIERQYVSSDRRIDEVLREAVKSLSRLSRYAGIVMAPRVEATVFRHIDFVPLAPGRVLVIFVSRSGEVQNKIIETGINLPAATLEQMTNYLNRVMNGLPLDAVREKIAAEMAQAKIEHDDLQQRALALSGQALAGEDENDRVYIEGTSNILDQPEFADVERMRQLYRVFEQKSQLVDLLDRSRRAHGIQIFIGNETSHSAIAGCSLVTATYETREGTIGSLGVIGPSRMPYGQVIPIVDYTARIVSQLLEEEYQ, from the coding sequence ATGACGATCGCGATGAATGAACGCAGCCGCAAGATCCTGGAAGCTATTGTCGAGGATTATATCGCTTCCGCCGAACCGGTTGGCTCGAAGTCGGTCAGCTGTCGTCATCAGATGGGTCTCTCGCCGGCCACAGTGCGCAATGTTATGGCTGATCTCGAGGGGATGGGGTATCTAGCGTCGCCGCACGCTTCGGCCGGCCGCATCCCCACGGACAAGGGCTATCGCTTTTATGTCGATACCCTGTTGCAGCTGCGGCCGCTCAAGGCGGAGGAACGGGAGCGGATCGAGCGGCAGTATGTTTCCAGCGACCGGCGCATTGATGAGGTTCTGCGTGAAGCTGTCAAGTCCCTGTCCCGGTTGTCCCGTTATGCCGGAATAGTGATGGCACCCCGCGTCGAAGCGACGGTCTTTCGTCATATCGATTTTGTCCCCCTCGCTCCCGGGCGGGTGCTGGTGATCTTTGTCAGTCGTTCCGGGGAGGTGCAGAACAAGATCATCGAGACCGGGATCAACCTGCCGGCAGCGACGCTGGAGCAGATGACCAACTACCTCAACCGGGTCATGAACGGTTTGCCACTCGATGCAGTGCGCGAAAAGATTGCGGCGGAGATGGCGCAGGCCAAGATCGAGCATGACGACCTGCAGCAGCGCGCCCTTGCCCTTTCCGGTCAGGCCCTGGCCGGGGAGGATGAAAATGACCGGGTCTATATCGAGGGGACGAGCAACATCCTGGATCAGCCCGAGTTTGCCGATGTTGAACGGATGCGGCAGCTTTACCGCGTCTTTGAACAAAAGAGTCAACTCGTCGACCTGCTTGATCGCAGTCGCCGGGCGCACGGCATTCAGATCTTTATCGGCAATGAAACCAGTCACAGCGCCATTGCCGGCTGTTCGCTGGTGACCGCCACCTACGAAACGCGGGAAGGGACGATCGGCTCCCTGGGTGTTATCGGCCCGAGCCGCATGCCCTATGGGCAGGTTATCCCGATTGTCGATTACACGGCGCGGATCGTCAGTCAGCTCCTCGAAGAAGAATATCAATAG
- a CDS encoding cell filamentation protein Fic → MKQTPAQRYLAEALIALKKLQDSKKAVIKSSDLSRKHRESLVSNGFLRPIIKGWYMPSKPGESSGDSTSWFAAIKDFVTGYCNERFGEQWHMSADYSVLLHARTTLTPKQMIVHSPLGKNGMLSLPNGCSVIDYKVKELPPGDKIEIIDGIRSLSLPLALIRVPESFYVNFSQDAQIALHQLRDASDLNRELLAGNHSVVAGRLAGALRASGRKNLANDVIATMRSAGYQVIETNPFSAEPKPMQFNRVQSPYVLRMRLMWNAMREDVISYFPPEPGIPTDIDRFMNAVEESYKSDAYHSLSIEGYRVTAELIEKVASGDWSPDQNASDADAKNALSAHGYWLAHNEVQTTIRDILAGKNPGAAFRDDHGSWYRHLFAPNVDAGFLKPADLAGYRADKVFIRNASHVPPSQEAVRDMMPELCSLLEAEPSAAVRAVLGHFLFVFIHPYFDGNGRLGRFLMNAMLASGGFHWTIIRIEHRDEYMTALESASSGNDIKPFAAFIAKSIR, encoded by the coding sequence ATGAAACAGACACCTGCGCAGCGCTATCTCGCCGAAGCACTCATCGCATTAAAAAAATTGCAGGACAGCAAAAAGGCTGTGATCAAATCAAGCGACCTGAGTAGGAAGCATCGCGAGAGCCTTGTCTCGAATGGATTCCTGCGGCCAATTATTAAGGGTTGGTATATGCCATCGAAGCCTGGCGAAAGTTCAGGTGACAGCACCTCATGGTTCGCCGCAATAAAAGACTTTGTTACTGGATATTGCAATGAGCGGTTTGGCGAACAATGGCACATGTCGGCAGATTATTCGGTCCTTTTGCATGCAAGGACAACGCTTACACCAAAACAAATGATCGTTCACTCTCCCCTTGGCAAGAATGGCATGCTGAGTCTGCCTAATGGCTGTTCCGTTATTGACTATAAGGTTAAGGAGCTTCCGCCAGGGGATAAAATTGAAATTATCGATGGCATAAGATCTCTCAGTCTGCCGCTAGCGCTCATCCGCGTACCAGAATCGTTTTACGTCAATTTTTCCCAAGATGCGCAAATTGCATTACACCAACTCAGAGATGCGTCAGATCTCAATCGAGAACTCCTGGCTGGCAATCACAGCGTTGTCGCCGGACGTCTTGCCGGTGCCTTAAGAGCATCCGGCCGTAAAAATTTAGCGAATGACGTGATCGCAACGATGCGCTCCGCCGGATATCAAGTCATCGAGACAAACCCCTTTAGCGCCGAACCTAAACCAATGCAATTTAATCGCGTGCAGTCGCCCTACGTCCTGCGCATGCGCCTAATGTGGAACGCGATGAGAGAAGACGTCATATCTTATTTTCCTCCAGAGCCTGGCATTCCGACCGACATTGACAGGTTCATGAACGCCGTCGAAGAAAGCTATAAATCCGATGCGTACCACTCTCTCTCGATTGAGGGGTATCGTGTCACTGCGGAACTTATTGAAAAAGTTGCATCTGGTGACTGGAGCCCCGATCAAAACGCATCAGATGCTGATGCGAAAAACGCTTTGTCGGCGCATGGGTACTGGCTGGCACATAATGAAGTGCAGACAACGATAAGAGATATCTTGGCAGGAAAGAACCCCGGTGCCGCTTTTCGTGACGACCACGGTTCCTGGTATCGGCATCTCTTTGCTCCGAATGTTGATGCCGGCTTCCTGAAGCCAGCAGATCTGGCAGGATACAGGGCTGACAAAGTATTCATTCGCAATGCGTCGCATGTACCACCGTCACAAGAAGCGGTGCGCGACATGATGCCAGAACTCTGTTCCCTGTTAGAGGCTGAACCAAGCGCGGCCGTACGCGCAGTTCTTGGTCACTTTTTGTTTGTATTCATCCACCCGTACTTTGATGGGAACGGCCGACTGGGCCGTTTTCTCATGAATGCCATGCTGGCGTCAGGTGGATTCCACTGGACTATCATTCGAATCGAACATCGAGATGAATACATGACGGCGCTGGAGTCTGCCAGCTCGGGTAATGATATAAAACCTTTTGCAGCGTTCATTGCTAAATCAATTAGGTAA
- a CDS encoding serine--tRNA ligase, with amino-acid sequence MLDLKYLRENLDQAEARLATRGAAVNLSAFRGLDLRRRELLGESETLKAEKNRVSALIGQSKDKSAVQGEIARSKEVSNSIKVLDDELREVEAALETLMLTIPNLPHEATPVGHCEEQNCEINRVGTPRTFSFQAKPHWEVGEELGILDFERATKIAGTRFSVLRGAGARLERALATYMLDLHTERHGYTEILPPYIVNRETMTGTGQLPKFEADLFHFDDPDFFLIPTAEVPVTNLHRDEILSGDELPIRYVAHTPCFRKEAGSYGKDTRGLIRQHQFNKVELVKFVRPEESDAELASLLADAEAVLQGLNLPYRIVDLCTADIGFSAARTFDLEVWLPGQETYREISSCSNFRDFQARRANIRFRREEGVKPEFVHTINGSGLAVGRTLVAVLENYQEADGSLTIPAALRPYMGGLERITKS; translated from the coding sequence ATGCTCGATCTAAAATATCTCCGTGAAAATCTTGATCAGGCCGAAGCGCGCCTTGCCACCCGCGGTGCTGCGGTCAATCTCTCCGCTTTTCGCGGTCTCGATCTGCGCCGTCGTGAACTCCTCGGCGAGTCTGAAACCCTCAAGGCTGAAAAGAATCGGGTCTCGGCCCTGATCGGCCAAAGCAAGGACAAGAGTGCCGTGCAGGGGGAGATCGCCCGCTCGAAGGAGGTCTCCAACTCCATCAAAGTCCTCGATGACGAACTGCGTGAAGTTGAGGCGGCCCTCGAAACGTTGATGCTGACAATCCCCAACCTGCCGCATGAAGCAACACCGGTCGGTCACTGCGAAGAGCAGAACTGTGAAATTAACCGGGTCGGCACGCCGCGTACTTTCTCTTTTCAAGCGAAACCGCACTGGGAAGTCGGCGAAGAGCTCGGGATCCTCGATTTCGAACGTGCCACCAAGATCGCCGGAACCCGTTTTTCGGTGCTGCGCGGCGCCGGAGCGCGTCTGGAGCGGGCGCTAGCTACCTATATGCTCGATCTGCACACCGAGCGGCACGGCTACACCGAGATCCTCCCCCCCTATATTGTCAATCGCGAAACGATGACCGGCACCGGCCAGCTGCCGAAATTTGAAGCGGATCTTTTTCACTTCGATGATCCCGACTTCTTCCTGATCCCCACGGCTGAAGTCCCGGTGACCAATCTCCATCGCGATGAAATCCTTTCCGGTGACGAGCTGCCGATTCGTTACGTGGCTCATACTCCCTGTTTTCGCAAGGAGGCCGGCTCCTACGGTAAAGATACCCGCGGTCTGATTCGCCAGCATCAGTTCAACAAGGTGGAGTTGGTCAAATTCGTCCGTCCCGAGGAGTCGGACGCCGAACTTGCCTCCCTCCTCGCTGATGCCGAGGCCGTGCTGCAGGGGCTGAATCTCCCTTACCGGATTGTCGATCTTTGCACTGCCGATATCGGTTTTTCGGCGGCACGCACCTTTGATCTCGAAGTCTGGCTCCCCGGCCAGGAAACTTATCGAGAAATCTCCTCCTGTTCCAATTTCCGTGACTTTCAGGCGCGGCGTGCTAATATTCGTTTCCGGCGCGAAGAAGGCGTCAAGCCGGAATTTGTTCATACCATCAACGGCTCGGGATTAGCGGTCGGCCGTACTCTCGTCGCTGTTCTCGAAAATTATCAGGAAGCCGACGGGTCCCTGACCATTCCTGCGGCCCTCCGTCCCTACATGGGCGGGCTGGAGCGGATCACCAAAAGTTAA
- the hisZ gene encoding ATP phosphoribosyltransferase regulatory subunit yields MTLPEITSEPLLPRGVKDFLPAKAAKIAFLAETALELFRRWGFRPVVPPSLEYLDVLERGMGHGLRDKTFRFDDRQDGKLIAFSPDMTPQVARIVATRMHEMPLPLRLCYSGRVLRHAEQQSGKDREIFQAGVELIGLQSPEADAEMIAMAIESLKAFGATTFTIDVGQVEFYRGVMAQLDLPEPDLRALQALIARKEVTGLTRLLDTLTLPATVREEVLVLPRLFGGREVLEKAAATVHNERSCQALVNLRQVLAVLETYGLEEYVTFDLGELRGLDYHSGITFQGFLPGLGRAVCQGGRYDHLTARYGYPAAATGFAFDLLNLLSALDLVLEHAAEQTTDVLLFQSGADKQAAQKIAQALRERGYSAARDIIPRSLEESIAYAKRMSFRHVLVVDAQQPEVRVIWVDDGHERTIPLQAILDGDVAL; encoded by the coding sequence ATGACCCTTCCCGAGATCACTAGCGAGCCCCTTCTCCCCCGTGGCGTCAAGGATTTTCTGCCGGCCAAAGCCGCTAAAATTGCCTTCCTCGCCGAGACGGCCCTTGAACTTTTCCGCCGCTGGGGTTTCCGCCCGGTCGTCCCTCCCAGTCTTGAATATCTTGATGTTCTCGAGCGCGGCATGGGGCACGGTCTGCGCGACAAAACTTTCCGTTTTGACGATCGTCAGGATGGCAAGCTCATCGCCTTCTCTCCGGATATGACCCCGCAGGTGGCGCGGATCGTGGCAACACGGATGCACGAAATGCCGCTGCCGCTACGCCTCTGTTACAGTGGCCGGGTGCTGCGCCATGCCGAGCAGCAGTCGGGCAAGGATCGCGAAATCTTTCAGGCCGGAGTTGAGCTTATCGGTCTGCAAAGTCCCGAGGCTGATGCCGAGATGATCGCCATGGCCATCGAGTCCCTCAAGGCTTTTGGTGCCACGACCTTTACCATTGATGTCGGTCAGGTCGAATTTTATCGCGGCGTCATGGCCCAACTCGATCTCCCCGAGCCTGATCTGCGCGCTCTGCAGGCGCTGATTGCCCGCAAAGAGGTGACCGGTCTGACCCGTCTCCTTGATACCCTGACCCTGCCGGCGACTGTGCGTGAAGAAGTGCTGGTGCTGCCGCGCCTCTTTGGCGGCCGCGAAGTCCTGGAAAAAGCAGCGGCGACGGTGCATAATGAACGTTCCTGTCAAGCGCTCGTCAACCTCCGTCAGGTTCTGGCCGTTCTTGAGACCTATGGTCTTGAAGAATATGTGACCTTCGACCTCGGCGAACTGCGCGGCCTCGATTATCACAGCGGCATCACCTTTCAGGGCTTTCTCCCCGGTCTCGGCCGCGCGGTCTGTCAGGGGGGGCGTTACGATCATCTCACCGCCCGCTACGGCTATCCTGCCGCTGCCACCGGTTTTGCTTTCGATCTCCTGAATCTCCTCTCTGCCCTTGATCTTGTTCTCGAGCACGCGGCCGAGCAGACCACCGATGTCCTCCTTTTCCAGAGTGGCGCCGATAAGCAGGCGGCGCAGAAGATTGCGCAGGCTCTGCGCGAACGGGGTTATTCTGCGGCCCGGGACATCATCCCCCGCAGCCTGGAAGAATCGATTGCTTATGCGAAGCGCATGTCTTTTCGTCATGTGCTGGTGGTTGACGCACAACAACCGGAGGTGCGGGTGATCTGGGTGGATGACGGGCACGAACGCACGATTCCGTTGCAGGCGATCCTTGATGGTGATGTCGCGCTATAG
- a CDS encoding nucleotide exchange factor GrpE: MGRLSRLSITRRGSSVSSSKKNINRSRPTQESSVFKKKEKKEEESTAETAVEGVEAAEDAGAGSEACCQELTEQLAAAQAEALENRDHYLRARADLDNYRKRAQREKEDLLKFSNETILRELLPVIDNLERALQHTATDGETGLLQGVELTLGQFGKVLEKFNVVAIEAVGESFDPARHEAMGQIESADQPPNTVVQLLQKGYLLNDRLLRPAMVLIAKAPATPAASEE; this comes from the coding sequence ATGGGCAGGTTATCCCGATTGTCGATTACACGGCGCGGATCGTCAGTCAGCTCCTCGAAGAAGAATATCAATAGATCCCGCCCAACACAGGAGAGTAGCGTGTTTAAAAAGAAAGAGAAGAAAGAAGAAGAGTCCACTGCTGAGACGGCCGTGGAAGGAGTGGAAGCCGCCGAGGATGCTGGTGCTGGCTCCGAGGCCTGCTGTCAGGAATTGACCGAGCAGCTTGCTGCCGCGCAGGCCGAAGCTCTGGAGAATCGCGATCACTACCTGCGCGCCCGTGCCGATCTTGATAATTATCGCAAGCGGGCACAGCGCGAGAAGGAAGATCTGTTAAAGTTTTCGAACGAGACTATCCTTCGTGAGCTTTTGCCGGTCATCGATAACCTGGAGCGAGCGTTGCAGCATACGGCGACGGACGGCGAGACCGGTCTGCTGCAAGGGGTAGAGTTGACCCTGGGACAGTTCGGCAAGGTGCTGGAGAAGTTCAATGTCGTGGCGATAGAGGCGGTCGGCGAGTCCTTCGATCCTGCACGCCATGAAGCGATGGGACAGATCGAGAGCGCCGATCAGCCGCCGAATACTGTCGTCCAACTCCTGCAAAAAGGCTACCTGCTCAATGACCGTCTGTTGCGCCCGGCAATGGTGCTGATCGCCAAAGCCCCGGCAACGCCGGCAGCGAGCGAAGAATAA
- a CDS encoding calcium/sodium antiporter (YrbG; inner membrane protein involved in cell envelope integrity; putative sodium ion/calcium ion exchanger; in E. coli it is non essential for cell viability; member of the YRBG family of cation/Ca2+ exchangers), translating into MTLSIIAVVFGLVLLVWGADRFVEGAAVTARHFGMPPLLIGMVIVGFGTSAPEMVVSALASWQGNPGIALGNAYGSNVTNIALILGLTALLSPIAVHSQVLRKELPILMAVTGFALFLLWDHELTRLDGWLHLLVFAGLMVWTVRQGLRQRTDTLGGEIEKELGVQDMPLGRALFWLGAGLILLIVSSQILVWGAVNIARELGVSDLIIGLTVIAVGTSLPELASSLVAVRKKEHDIALGNVIGSNLFNTLAVVGIAGVIHPLKVEQAVLSRDMTVMAALTILLFLFSYGFRGPGRINRLEGAVLLSCYIGYTAYLVMTVFSQAT; encoded by the coding sequence ATGACTCTTTCAATTATCGCTGTTGTATTCGGCCTGGTGTTGCTGGTCTGGGGTGCCGATCGTTTTGTCGAGGGCGCGGCCGTGACCGCCCGCCACTTTGGCATGCCGCCGCTGCTGATCGGCATGGTGATTGTCGGTTTCGGCACCTCGGCACCGGAGATGGTCGTCTCGGCCCTGGCTTCCTGGCAGGGGAATCCCGGCATTGCCCTCGGCAACGCCTACGGCTCGAATGTCACCAACATCGCCTTGATTCTCGGGTTGACCGCTCTGCTCAGTCCCATTGCCGTCCACTCTCAGGTGCTGCGCAAAGAATTGCCAATCCTGATGGCGGTCACCGGTTTTGCTCTCTTTCTGTTGTGGGATCATGAATTGACCCGACTCGATGGCTGGCTGCATCTGCTGGTCTTTGCCGGTCTCATGGTCTGGACCGTCCGCCAGGGACTGCGGCAGCGGACCGATACGCTCGGGGGAGAGATTGAAAAGGAACTGGGAGTTCAGGATATGCCGCTGGGAAGGGCGCTCTTCTGGCTGGGTGCCGGCCTGATACTGCTCATCGTCAGTTCACAGATTCTCGTCTGGGGTGCCGTGAACATTGCCCGGGAACTCGGTGTGAGCGATCTGATCATCGGCCTGACGGTGATCGCGGTGGGAACCTCCCTCCCGGAGTTGGCGTCCTCACTTGTTGCCGTCCGCAAGAAAGAGCATGACATTGCCCTCGGCAACGTCATCGGCTCCAACCTCTTCAACACCCTGGCCGTGGTCGGGATCGCCGGCGTGATTCATCCCTTGAAGGTGGAGCAAGCTGTCTTATCCCGGGATATGACGGTCATGGCAGCGCTGACCATCCTCCTCTTTCTCTTCAGTTATGGCTTTCGCGGACCGGGACGGATCAACCGCCTTGAAGGCGCGGTCCTCCTCTCCTGCTACATCGGCTACACAGCTTATCTGGTGATGACGGTCTTCAGCCAGGCGACCTGA